In a genomic window of Alphaproteobacteria bacterium:
- a CDS encoding DUF11 domain-containing protein: MSLYFSSAAHAGLGASVTLSSGQPTSINPGETTQLEITLSNSNTTAPINNVDFSNLLPGTLPDGLKISGAATYTCTDPSIPATNPGSGTLTTVIGTQTITLDDGIIPARDAGSSTDGTCTIIIPVTAGTSDGTAQTYNYQIASGAVTGNDGGAVSNSGAVNQSINVLAISRPVVTKSFASSTLVLGGAATTLTITISNPASIDLPNFDITDNFPLPGAGLSYIQVAATPGATSTCTGGGTPPAFTPSAGDGSITATGGTIVAAGSCTITVQVEARHTDGDYQTAFQTNLIDGGTDFSNDLGIQPLDASAQVRTRSPLAVTKSFDNLAIASGQSDDLDITFTNSGDSALVINSFTDSPIDGVGNLTYGLKVNGIPSMSCTGGGTPGTFARTANDLGVTQTADTTVAAGQSCTLTVNFTATAQTPNVPISFTNTIAEGAVGTVTAGIVSQSTSASILVSDELRILKSVTPSNPAPGNPVRYQVTVQNWSAAAINNIETIDTLTNGQTFLTGTINGLTFTPSLSGTGCSGLTVPTAVGASSVSLTIGTLPARTSSFVPGSCVITFWAMTDSGAANGAAVNNILGAGDVCYNAGATCNGSASNSTSSSVNANTLTASKVFSPAGPLSENSVSTMTITLTNISANTITAASVSDSLPAANIGTGQLRIASPPNASTTCSGSPTITAVAGTTSITMNGATIPARASNGTGSSGTCTLQVDVTGPAGVYDNTAVAAGTQTYGDGTTDPVGPVNSNTRSITFTSSLSATKSFLPTSISSGGQSTVTVRLSNSGAIPITGLSLTDPLPAGMTLANPVNAQTTCAGATSFTGSSGDSSITMTGAEIAGSGTCDVLFDVVATGSANWVNTIPAGNILADGGAANQTPVTGTLNFNAPTGITVAKATAPSTLTFPGQTSVLTVTLTNGTTAVTDLSFTDYFTTDGTSGASANGMRIAATPSASTTCPGGTVSATPDGTSFSLSGASLSASGACTVTLNVTSVVVGGITNFIPIGSVTTDQALSNSGAATTSLTTQGNLGITKKFTPNVIQPGERSRLRITVYNPTSQPAVSISVTDNLPAGVTVPSGANPTTTCTGASISTPTTSQIIVSGASLPAASGSTAQTCYAEIDVTSSVAGDHTNTIPIGGVTGTIGGISAQNSQPASDILRVKQPLSIHKAIGGFTLDAGNPSGFTTGSTSRSAGATAPLVISLTNPNTAPLTQASLTDNLPSGLVIAQTPAASTTCAGGTVTAQASTAVLSLTGAIIPASGSCTVTVNVLSNITGTYTNTIAAGAVSTLEGVTNDEPTSAELTISSPPEVRKEFSPAAIPSGGTSTMTIDFVNDNDVALTLTAIFTDTLPTSPGAVVVAATPNVSTTCPGAVTAVAGAGSISYANGASIPIGGCSISVDVTATTVGVHTNNIPAGALQTNLGNNPAPANAELTVTTLGYIAGRVFKDHNVTPNGTYESGTDDPINGVTVQLRSGANCSGALISSTSTSATGSYIFTGLAAGTYSVCEPTQPTGTVNGITTAGAILPTNGSTGTAGTASNPTATTSQIIGIVLNGDGGGGEISGSTGNDFAEVVRSSISGRVFRDVNNNGAQNGADTGISGVSIQLLDSGNTVIATATTDANGDYSFTNLDPGTYSVREPTQPASTSNGITTPGTVDNGGTAGTATAVGVVPSVINTIILPPNTAANDNNFAEIPNGRSITGLAFLDYDNDAAEDGVDYGLSGVTVNLTGTDINGAPVSSSTVTLSDGTFSFTGLAEGTYTLSQATQPAGTTNGTTTAGTTGGAASNPTATTSQILNLDLTGANTLSAANLFPEIPSASPDLTIVKTHSPSSFAAGSSTGIFTITPSNIGAAPTSGTITLSDTLPAGLTLASVPSGTGWTCSGTVGGSSFTCTTTSVIAAASNGNAVSLRAQVASGASGQLLTNQAVISGGGEPAGFNGNNTATDTVGIASAATVSGTVWRDDDHDRQIDGGEDLIEGWIVELVLGGTVIDSTTTAADGTYTLTTVSPGSGYEIRFKEPNSGIVFGNAVTNEQGIAPVANTRDTGGSTANGGTNAGNPAGADTTTVTGTLTDLTILAGDNIIEQSLPLDPAGIVYNAVTRTPVQGAVVTITGPGGFNPATDLVGGAPAQAVTTGANGFYQFLLTPGAPAGTYTLAVTTYPAGFTPVPSTLIPVCTGPLTVDAAPDPAEVHDSPNPPDTGDAVQSGGACPASTGAFAPVDQATTQHYFSFVINPAVSGDVVNNHIPLDPINAGDIVISKTTPIVNTNIGQFVPYTITLRNTTANPFTGLDVRDTIPAGFKFVEGSGSLDGVKLQPTVSGRAVTWLNQDLAANQTRKYKMILIVGSGVQPGEYTNRVQAFNGATAVTNLATATVRIIPDPVFDCSDLIGKVFDDTNRNGYQDEGEKGIPNVRLATVNGVLVTTDEHGRYHVACGDIPDEERGSNFIMKVDVRTLPTGYRLTTENPGMVRMTRGKMAKLNFGAAIHRVVRIDMTDEAFISGEIELRPEWKSQLVLLPEQLKSGPSVVRFSYKAEISNEKLAHKRLKNVIKILRQEWKGKDCCHEIMIEEELILPSSKENNKAGAQ, encoded by the coding sequence TTGTCGCTCTATTTTTCCTCCGCGGCTCATGCGGGCCTCGGTGCTTCGGTTACGCTGTCGAGCGGGCAGCCGACCTCGATTAACCCCGGCGAAACCACGCAGCTTGAAATCACCCTTTCGAACAGCAATACGACCGCGCCGATCAATAATGTCGATTTTTCCAATCTTCTGCCGGGGACGTTGCCGGACGGATTGAAAATATCGGGAGCGGCCACATATACGTGTACCGATCCGTCGATCCCGGCGACGAATCCGGGATCGGGAACCCTGACGACAGTCATCGGAACACAGACCATTACACTGGATGACGGGATCATTCCCGCACGGGATGCGGGGAGCAGCACGGACGGAACCTGTACCATCATCATTCCCGTCACCGCCGGAACGTCCGATGGAACGGCCCAGACCTATAATTACCAGATCGCCAGCGGCGCCGTCACCGGAAACGATGGCGGCGCGGTTTCCAACAGCGGCGCGGTCAACCAGAGCATCAACGTGTTGGCGATTTCAAGGCCGGTGGTCACAAAATCATTCGCCAGCTCGACGCTTGTTTTGGGCGGAGCGGCGACAACACTGACGATTACCATCAGCAACCCTGCATCGATCGACCTTCCCAACTTCGATATCACGGACAATTTCCCGCTTCCGGGTGCGGGGCTTTCCTATATACAGGTCGCCGCAACACCCGGCGCAACATCAACCTGCACGGGCGGGGGAACGCCTCCGGCTTTCACGCCTTCCGCCGGAGACGGGTCGATCACGGCCACGGGCGGAACGATTGTCGCGGCGGGAAGCTGTACGATCACCGTTCAGGTCGAGGCCCGTCATACGGACGGGGATTATCAGACCGCCTTTCAAACCAATCTGATCGACGGCGGAACGGATTTCAGCAACGATCTGGGCATTCAGCCGCTGGATGCCAGTGCACAGGTCCGCACGCGCTCTCCGCTGGCCGTAACAAAATCCTTTGATAACCTCGCGATTGCCAGCGGGCAAAGCGACGATCTGGATATTACCTTCACAAACAGCGGTGATTCTGCGCTGGTAATCAATTCCTTTACCGACAGCCCGATTGACGGGGTCGGTAATCTGACTTACGGGCTGAAGGTCAACGGCATCCCCTCCATGAGTTGCACCGGCGGCGGAACGCCGGGAACTTTTGCACGAACCGCTAACGATCTGGGCGTCACACAAACCGCCGATACCACGGTTGCCGCCGGACAAAGCTGTACGCTGACCGTTAATTTCACGGCGACGGCGCAAACGCCCAACGTCCCGATCTCCTTTACCAATACGATTGCCGAAGGCGCCGTTGGAACAGTGACAGCCGGAATCGTCTCGCAATCCACATCCGCCTCAATACTGGTTTCGGACGAGTTGCGGATCTTAAAATCGGTCACACCGTCCAATCCCGCCCCCGGCAACCCGGTGCGCTATCAGGTCACCGTCCAGAACTGGTCGGCTGCCGCCATCAATAATATTGAGACGATTGACACCTTAACGAACGGCCAGACTTTCCTGACCGGAACGATCAACGGGCTGACCTTCACGCCCAGCCTCTCAGGCACAGGGTGTTCAGGTTTGACCGTCCCCACAGCCGTCGGCGCCAGTTCGGTTTCGCTGACCATCGGCACCCTGCCCGCCCGCACGTCCTCCTTCGTGCCCGGAAGCTGTGTGATCACCTTCTGGGCAATGACGGACAGCGGCGCGGCGAACGGAGCCGCCGTGAATAACATCCTGGGGGCCGGAGACGTTTGCTACAACGCGGGCGCGACGTGTAACGGCTCGGCTTCGAATTCAACCTCCTCATCCGTCAACGCCAATACCCTGACCGCCAGTAAGGTTTTTTCTCCCGCAGGGCCGCTATCCGAAAACTCCGTTTCGACGATGACGATCACCCTGACGAATATCTCGGCCAATACGATCACTGCCGCTTCGGTCAGCGACAGCCTGCCTGCGGCCAATATCGGAACGGGGCAACTGCGAATTGCCAGTCCTCCCAACGCCTCCACCACCTGCAGCGGCAGCCCGACGATTACGGCTGTTGCGGGAACAACCTCCATCACCATGAACGGCGCGACGATTCCGGCGCGGGCCAGCAACGGGACAGGATCATCGGGCACATGCACCCTGCAAGTCGATGTCACCGGTCCGGCGGGGGTTTACGACAATACGGCGGTGGCGGCGGGAACCCAAACTTACGGGGACGGAACGACCGATCCGGTCGGCCCCGTTAACTCGAATACGCGCAGCATCACTTTCACTTCCTCTCTGTCCGCGACGAAAAGCTTCCTGCCCACCAGCATTTCCTCCGGCGGGCAATCGACGGTTACGGTGCGGCTCAGCAATTCGGGGGCGATCCCGATTACCGGGCTTAGCCTCACCGACCCCCTGCCCGCAGGTATGACTCTGGCCAATCCGGTGAACGCGCAAACCACCTGCGCCGGGGCGACGTCCTTTACGGGCAGCAGCGGGGATTCCTCGATCACGATGACGGGCGCAGAAATCGCGGGCAGCGGAACCTGCGATGTGCTTTTTGACGTGGTGGCCACGGGCTCCGCGAATTGGGTCAATACTATTCCCGCCGGAAACATTCTGGCCGATGGCGGCGCGGCCAATCAGACGCCCGTCACGGGGACGTTGAATTTCAACGCACCGACCGGAATCACCGTCGCAAAGGCTACTGCCCCCAGCACACTCACCTTCCCGGGACAGACCAGTGTTCTGACGGTCACGCTTACGAACGGGACCACGGCGGTCACCGACTTGTCCTTTACCGACTATTTCACGACAGACGGAACATCGGGTGCCTCGGCAAACGGGATGCGGATCGCGGCGACGCCGAGCGCCTCGACCACCTGCCCCGGAGGAACAGTCAGCGCGACGCCCGATGGAACGTCGTTTTCCTTGTCGGGAGCATCTCTATCGGCAAGCGGAGCCTGTACGGTCACGCTGAACGTGACCTCGGTCGTTGTGGGAGGGATTACGAACTTCATTCCCATCGGCAGCGTGACGACCGATCAGGCGCTGTCCAACAGCGGCGCGGCCACTACGAGCCTGACGACGCAGGGCAATCTTGGCATTACGAAGAAATTCACGCCGAACGTGATTCAACCCGGCGAACGTTCGCGCCTGCGGATTACGGTCTACAACCCGACCTCCCAACCTGCGGTGAGTATTTCCGTCACCGATAATCTTCCTGCCGGCGTGACGGTCCCCTCCGGGGCCAACCCGACGACGACCTGCACCGGGGCGAGCATCAGCACGCCCACCACTTCGCAAATTATCGTCAGCGGCGCCAGCCTCCCGGCGGCTTCGGGCAGTACGGCGCAGACCTGTTACGCCGAGATCGACGTGACCTCAAGTGTCGCAGGCGACCACACCAATACCATTCCAATCGGCGGCGTCACCGGAACGATCGGCGGAATCTCCGCACAAAACTCGCAACCCGCCAGCGACATCCTGCGGGTGAAACAGCCGCTCTCCATCCATAAGGCCATCGGCGGATTTACGCTAGATGCCGGCAACCCCTCGGGCTTTACGACCGGATCGACCAGCCGCTCCGCCGGAGCCACGGCGCCTCTGGTGATTTCCCTGACGAATCCGAATACCGCCCCTTTAACGCAAGCCTCGCTCACGGACAATCTGCCTTCGGGTCTGGTCATCGCCCAAACACCTGCGGCTTCGACCACCTGCGCGGGCGGGACCGTCACGGCGCAAGCTTCGACAGCTGTTCTGTCCCTCACCGGCGCGATAATCCCGGCCAGCGGCTCCTGTACGGTCACCGTCAATGTCCTGAGCAATATTACCGGTACCTATACGAATACGATCGCGGCGGGCGCTGTCTCGACGCTTGAGGGCGTCACGAACGATGAGCCGACGAGCGCGGAACTCACGATTTCCTCGCCCCCTGAAGTGAGAAAGGAATTCTCCCCGGCGGCTATCCCCTCCGGCGGAACGTCCACAATGACGATTGATTTTGTCAACGATAACGACGTAGCCTTGACGCTGACGGCGATCTTTACCGATACGCTGCCCACCTCGCCCGGCGCGGTCGTTGTCGCGGCAACGCCGAATGTCTCGACCACCTGTCCGGGCGCCGTGACCGCCGTAGCGGGCGCCGGAAGCATCAGCTACGCCAATGGGGCATCTATTCCCATCGGCGGCTGCAGTATCAGCGTCGATGTCACGGCCACGACCGTCGGCGTTCATACGAACAATATCCCCGCTGGAGCCTTGCAGACCAACCTTGGCAACAACCCCGCTCCGGCCAATGCGGAACTGACCGTCACGACGCTGGGCTATATCGCCGGACGCGTATTCAAGGATCACAACGTGACCCCGAACGGCACTTACGAGTCCGGTACGGACGATCCGATCAACGGCGTGACGGTGCAACTCCGCTCCGGTGCGAACTGTTCGGGGGCTTTGATCTCCAGCACCTCGACCTCTGCAACGGGCAGCTATATCTTCACGGGTCTGGCCGCGGGAACCTATTCCGTGTGCGAACCGACGCAACCGACCGGGACCGTGAACGGCATCACCACCGCCGGAGCCATACTCCCGACCAACGGCAGCACGGGCACGGCGGGAACGGCGTCCAACCCGACGGCAACCACCAGCCAGATTATCGGCATCGTCCTGAACGGCGATGGCGGCGGCGGGGAAATATCCGGCTCGACGGGCAACGATTTCGCTGAAGTGGTGCGGTCTTCCATTTCGGGACGCGTTTTTAGAGACGTCAACAATAACGGCGCCCAGAACGGAGCCGATACCGGCATCTCCGGCGTAAGCATCCAGCTTCTCGACAGCGGGAATACGGTGATCGCTACGGCCACGACCGATGCCAATGGGGATTACAGTTTCACCAATCTTGATCCCGGAACCTATTCGGTGCGCGAACCCACGCAACCCGCAAGCACCAGCAACGGCATCACCACCCCCGGCACAGTCGATAACGGCGGCACAGCAGGAACGGCCACAGCGGTCGGCGTGGTCCCCAGCGTTATCAACACGATCATCCTGCCCCCCAACACGGCGGCGAACGACAATAACTTCGCTGAAATCCCTAACGGGCGCTCTATCACGGGCCTGGCCTTCCTAGATTACGATAATGACGCCGCCGAGGACGGGGTGGATTACGGCCTTTCAGGCGTGACGGTTAATCTGACGGGAACGGATATCAACGGTGCGCCTGTTTCATCCAGTACGGTCACGCTTTCGGATGGAACTTTCAGTTTCACCGGTTTGGCTGAGGGAACCTATACGCTTTCGCAGGCCACCCAGCCCGCCGGAACGACCAACGGCACGACGACCGCCGGAACCACGGGCGGCGCGGCCAGCAACCCGACCGCCACAACCAGCCAGATATTGAATCTTGACCTCACAGGCGCGAACACGCTTTCGGCGGCCAACCTGTTCCCTGAAATCCCTTCGGCTTCCCCCGATCTGACCATCGTCAAGACGCACAGCCCATCGAGCTTCGCCGCCGGATCGTCTACGGGAATCTTCACGATCACACCGAGCAATATCGGCGCAGCCCCGACCAGCGGCACGATCACGCTCAGCGATACACTTCCGGCGGGGCTGACTCTGGCTTCCGTCCCCAGCGGGACCGGATGGACCTGCTCCGGCACGGTAGGCGGCTCGAGCTTCACCTGCACGACGACCAGCGTGATCGCTGCGGCCTCGAACGGAAACGCTGTGTCCCTCCGCGCTCAGGTGGCTTCCGGCGCCTCCGGCCAACTCCTGACCAATCAGGCGGTGATTTCCGGCGGCGGCGAACCCGCAGGCTTTAACGGCAACAACACGGCAACCGATACAGTCGGCATCGCCAGTGCTGCGACCGTGTCCGGGACGGTCTGGCGCGATGACGACCACGACCGTCAGATTGACGGCGGGGAAGACTTGATCGAAGGCTGGATTGTCGAACTGGTGCTGGGCGGTACAGTGATCGACAGCACGACCACCGCTGCGGACGGAACCTATACACTGACCACCGTATCCCCCGGCTCCGGTTATGAAATCCGCTTCAAGGAGCCGAATTCCGGTATCGTCTTTGGCAATGCAGTGACGAATGAACAGGGCATTGCGCCCGTGGCCAATACCCGGGATACCGGAGGCTCGACGGCCAACGGGGGAACGAACGCCGGAAACCCGGCCGGCGCGGATACGACCACCGTCACCGGAACGCTCACGGATCTGACCATTCTGGCCGGAGATAATATCATCGAGCAGTCCCTGCCGCTTGATCCGGCGGGGATTGTTTATAACGCCGTCACACGCACCCCAGTGCAAGGCGCAGTAGTCACGATCACCGGCCCCGGCGGATTTAATCCGGCAACCGATCTGGTCGGCGGTGCGCCCGCTCAAGCCGTAACGACAGGCGCGAATGGTTTTTATCAGTTCCTGCTGACCCCCGGAGCGCCTGCGGGAACCTACACGCTTGCGGTCACGACCTATCCCGCCGGATTCACCCCCGTCCCCTCGACACTTATCCCCGTCTGTACCGGGCCTTTAACCGTGGATGCCGCGCCCGACCCCGCCGAAGTCCATGACAGCCCTAACCCGCCCGATACCGGGGATGCTGTGCAGAGCGGCGGCGCCTGTCCGGCCAGCACGGGTGCTTTCGCCCCGGTGGATCAGGCGACGACACAGCACTACTTCTCCTTTGTCATCAACCCCGCCGTCTCCGGCGACGTGGTGAACAACCATATTCCTCTCGATCCGATTAACGCGGGCGATATCGTCATCAGCAAGACCACGCCGATCGTGAATACGAATATCGGGCAGTTCGTGCCCTATACGATCACGCTGCGGAACACGACCGCCAATCCCTTCACGGGCCTTGATGTCCGCGATACGATCCCCGCCGGGTTCAAATTCGTTGAGGGCAGCGGCAGCCTGGATGGGGTCAAACTTCAACCCACCGTCAGCGGCCGCGCCGTGACGTGGCTCAATCAAGACCTCGCCGCAAACCAGACCAGGAAATACAAGATGATCCTGATTGTCGGTTCCGGCGTCCAGCCGGGAGAGTATACGAACCGTGTTCAGGCGTTTAACGGTGCGACGGCTGTGACGAACCTCGCCACCGCAACGGTGCGGATCATCCCCGACCCCGTCTTCGATTGCTCGGACCTGATCGGCAAGGTATTCGATGATACCAACCGCAACGGCTATCAGGATGAGGGCGAGAAGGGCATTCCCAACGTGCGTCTGGCCACGGTCAACGGCGTTCTGGTCACGACCGATGAGCATGGGCGCTATCACGTCGCCTGCGGCGATATCCCCGATGAGGAGCGCGGCAGCAATTTCATCATGAAGGTGGATGTGCGGACCCTGCCGACCGGATACCGCCTGACCACGGAAAACCCCGGCATGGTGCGGATGACCCGCGGGAAAATGGCCAAGCTCAATTTCGGCGCCGCCATCCACCGCGTTGTGCGGATCGATATGACGGATGAGGCCTTCATCTCCGGCGAAATCGAACTCAGGCCGGAATGGAAGAGCCAGCTTGTCCTGCTTCCTGAGCAGCTTAAATCCGGCCCGTCGGTTGTGCGGTTTTCCTATAAGGCGGAAATCAGCAATGAAAAACTGGCCCACAAGCGCCTTAAAAACGTCATCAAAATTCTGCGTCAGGAGTGGAAAGGAAAAGACTGCTGCCATGAAATCATGATCGAGGAAGAGCTTATTCTCCCCTCCTCTAAAGAAAATAATAAGGCGGGCGCACAATGA